A stretch of the Sphingosinithalassobacter tenebrarum genome encodes the following:
- a CDS encoding head-tail connector protein: protein MSGFISLDNAKFQLRLEADDTSQDVYLADLIATAGKRIEKKTGFVCPQRIDEAFVFDGFEKELRLPLRPVDPDSIAIAYIDSSGETSSFADFRVFVRNGYTRIAPAFGKCWPATWCAPAVVTVTADVGFVDEDDAAIPDDLKHAARLMLGSWYENREEAVFGSARSLPDGAAALLEDERSRRV, encoded by the coding sequence ATGTCCGGTTTCATCAGCCTCGACAACGCCAAATTCCAGTTGCGACTGGAAGCGGACGATACGAGCCAGGACGTCTATCTCGCCGATCTGATAGCGACCGCCGGGAAGCGCATCGAGAAAAAGACGGGGTTCGTCTGCCCGCAACGCATCGACGAAGCGTTCGTGTTCGATGGGTTCGAAAAGGAGCTGCGGCTCCCGCTTCGGCCTGTCGATCCGGACAGCATCGCGATCGCCTATATCGACAGCTCGGGAGAGACCTCGTCTTTCGCCGACTTCCGCGTGTTCGTCCGCAACGGGTACACGCGGATCGCGCCTGCGTTCGGGAAGTGCTGGCCGGCAACCTGGTGCGCGCCGGCGGTCGTGACTGTCACCGCCGACGTCGGCTTCGTGGACGAGGACGACGCAGCGATTCCGGACGATCTGAAGCACGCGGCGCGGCTGATGCTCGGAAGCTGGTACGAAAACCGCGAGGAGGCGGTATTCGGATCGGCGCGATCCTTACCCGATGGCGCCGCGGCGCTGCTCGAGGACGAGCGTTCGAGGCGCGTGTGA
- a CDS encoding head-tail adaptor protein → MSRTRIRSGKLDRRIRIERDGAPVHDGYRQTPGAPVVLAARWAEYLPGSGSEPFEDAAKQAEVDAVFRIRWDAALDPNRTGEPPGINPRDRVRFPATEDGHLYGIVRAVEIGRREGIEIAVSGRADLISEN, encoded by the coding sequence GTGAGCCGAACGAGGATCCGCTCCGGCAAGCTCGATCGGCGTATTCGCATCGAGCGGGACGGGGCGCCTGTGCATGACGGGTATCGGCAGACGCCCGGCGCGCCCGTGGTGCTGGCGGCGCGGTGGGCGGAATATCTGCCGGGCTCCGGTTCGGAACCGTTCGAGGATGCGGCGAAGCAGGCGGAGGTCGACGCGGTGTTTCGCATCCGCTGGGACGCGGCGCTCGATCCGAACCGGACGGGCGAACCGCCGGGGATCAATCCGCGCGATCGCGTGCGGTTTCCGGCGACCGAGGACGGGCATCTCTACGGCATCGTGCGCGCGGTCGAGATCGGGCGGCGCGAGGGCATCGAAATCGCGGTTTCGGGCCGCGCCGATCTGATTTCGGAAAATTGA
- a CDS encoding DUF6950 family protein, with amino-acid sequence MVDRRDATRRTMDRFLGRPHALGSADCGKMGIFQLRQMGKRPRIGAGGTWKSRLGAVRFMNAHGGSMAACLDGWGLPRILPAEALIGDLIEMPGEAPFGAMVVYLGNQSALGWHEEAEGCAVLRVRHPLRAWRL; translated from the coding sequence ATGGTCGACCGCCGCGATGCGACGCGGCGAACGATGGATCGCTTCCTCGGACGGCCGCATGCACTGGGGTCCGCCGATTGCGGGAAAATGGGTATTTTCCAGCTCCGGCAGATGGGAAAGCGGCCGCGGATCGGGGCTGGTGGAACCTGGAAGAGCCGGCTCGGCGCGGTCCGCTTCATGAACGCGCATGGCGGCAGCATGGCCGCTTGTCTCGACGGGTGGGGCTTGCCGCGCATTCTGCCCGCCGAGGCGCTGATCGGCGATCTGATCGAAATGCCGGGAGAAGCGCCGTTCGGGGCGATGGTGGTCTATCTGGGCAATCAAAGCGCGCTGGGCTGGCACGAAGAGGCCGAGGGATGCGCGGTGCTCCGCGTCCGGCACCCGCTTCGCGCCTGGAGGCTGTGA
- a CDS encoding phage tail tube protein, translating to MDANGNSEARIAWGNEFWLEDTPGGTLTELGEVTGIPTDSDEAEEVDVTHFKSPERRRETKAGLSTPSSGDLMINYLPGSPTEAILRQAAADRLVRAYREIIPDEAGDADWQVDGYLWVKSRGRPLEVGGVMRQTISVKFTGSRSEQAAS from the coding sequence ATGGACGCGAACGGCAACAGCGAAGCCCGTATCGCCTGGGGCAACGAGTTCTGGCTCGAGGATACGCCCGGCGGCACGCTCACCGAACTGGGCGAAGTGACCGGCATCCCGACCGATTCGGACGAAGCCGAAGAAGTCGACGTCACGCATTTCAAGTCGCCCGAGCGGCGCCGCGAGACCAAGGCCGGGCTTTCGACGCCGAGCAGCGGGGATCTGATGATCAACTATCTGCCGGGCAGCCCGACCGAGGCGATCCTGCGCCAGGCCGCAGCCGATCGCCTGGTGCGCGCCTATCGCGAGATCATTCCCGACGAAGCCGGCGATGCCGACTGGCAGGTCGACGGCTATCTGTGGGTGAAGTCGCGCGGCCGCCCGCTCGAGGTCGGCGGCGTGATGCGGCAGACCATCAGCGTCAAGTTCACCGGCTCGCGCAGCGAACAGGCGGCGTCGTAA
- a CDS encoding NAD(P)(+) transhydrogenase (Re/Si-specific) subunit beta — MRDMHSGMLAVSAIGAAALSADNTPAAIDLQGYNAAEILLAIGIGGITFSGTNKIEFVLTHSDDDTTYTAVDAEDMLGLETVGEGGIIKALTSAHAAADVYRFGYVGGKRYLKLLADFSGTHGSGTPIAAVVLKGRGYNQPEVDQA, encoded by the coding sequence ATGAGGGACATGCATTCCGGCATGCTTGCCGTCTCGGCGATCGGCGCGGCGGCGCTCTCGGCCGACAACACGCCCGCGGCGATCGACCTGCAGGGCTATAACGCAGCCGAAATCCTGCTGGCGATCGGCATCGGCGGCATCACGTTCAGCGGCACGAATAAAATCGAATTCGTGCTGACGCACAGCGACGACGACACGACCTATACCGCGGTCGACGCCGAAGACATGCTCGGCCTCGAGACGGTCGGCGAGGGGGGCATCATCAAGGCCCTGACATCGGCGCATGCAGCTGCGGATGTCTATCGCTTCGGCTATGTCGGCGGGAAGCGCTATCTCAAGCTCCTCGCCGATTTCAGCGGCACGCACGGCAGCGGAACGCCGATCGCGGCGGTCGTACTCAAGGGACGCGGTTATAATCAGCCTGAGGTCGATCAGGCCTGA
- a CDS encoding ribbon-helix-helix protein, CopG family produces MAGNLDQLVQIRCDKAFIETLDEWRRLQPDLPSRAEAIRRLVRKGLDSEAGK; encoded by the coding sequence ATGGCAGGTAATCTAGATCAGCTCGTCCAGATCAGGTGCGACAAAGCCTTCATCGAAACGCTGGATGAATGGCGCCGTCTTCAGCCGGATTTGCCGTCGCGCGCCGAGGCGATCCGCCGCCTCGTGCGAAAGGGGCTGGACTCCGAGGCTGGGAAATAG
- a CDS encoding phage tail protein: MGKVLRIAGTVVAIAAAIPSGGTSLLAAGLGISATAASAIALGLNFVSALTASAPSASIGGAQTQWSADPDAPAPIAFGRTLVGGEIRYRKGHGKANKYETRVTIQSACGPIHSFEKVYADKAAVTFSGQTASTGKLHNRFWEVRQLGACPEASALVNQIGYPPAWTSAHKLSGYAASIDTFLFDGKGDDTFTQIPQFAWLLKGVKLYKPRLDASMPGGSGGHSVANEATREWGENPWDGAVTWALGWHQGANNIRVGGVGMPVASIDMPAFMDAANVAEANGWKFGGQVTTADSKWDVLKAICQAGGGEPIRSGALLSCIVNTPRIPIATITRADVIGEVSIRTAQTRRERPNGMIPRYRSEDHFWEVVPASVVRNVTYLAEDGAARTRELPLPLVQCTAGEDPTQAAQLTAYAVANAREAGPIVIPLKLRWFGFKTGDCLTIDSGYSEMGWLAGKNVVVLRRQLDPATGGVTLTVRTETDSKHPWALGQTGVAAPTTGVPELPDPTAPEPGEWSLLGTGIAGDGSAIPALKFFGAVDGGVARTIIFEYFQGDEPPSDPDNWVPAAQLGGATTSFTLTSVGAGLSYMGAVRYVYETGTSDRLVLGPVVTGTDANVLQALIVDSWTTGLSLSATDAGTDATITVSAHQRSYLDRGPIDVDAGSVSGLAYETQYFICYDDAARAGGSVSYLAVTDIADAGPTSAHPGRHYVGSVSTPASGGDPIDGGGGPPPWKTDPAL; this comes from the coding sequence ATGGGGAAGGTGCTTAGGATCGCGGGGACGGTCGTGGCGATCGCCGCGGCGATTCCCTCGGGCGGCACATCGCTTCTGGCGGCGGGCCTGGGAATCAGCGCGACGGCGGCGTCGGCGATCGCGCTCGGCCTCAATTTCGTTTCCGCGCTGACCGCGAGCGCTCCGAGCGCGAGCATCGGCGGGGCGCAGACGCAGTGGTCGGCCGACCCTGATGCCCCCGCGCCGATCGCGTTCGGACGGACGCTGGTCGGCGGCGAAATCCGCTACCGCAAGGGTCACGGCAAGGCGAACAAATACGAGACGCGTGTCACGATCCAGTCGGCTTGCGGGCCGATCCACAGTTTCGAGAAGGTCTATGCCGACAAGGCGGCCGTCACCTTTTCGGGGCAGACGGCCTCGACGGGGAAGCTGCACAATCGCTTCTGGGAAGTCCGGCAGCTCGGCGCCTGCCCGGAGGCGTCCGCGCTGGTCAACCAGATCGGATATCCGCCGGCATGGACGAGCGCGCACAAGCTCTCGGGCTATGCCGCCTCGATCGACACCTTCCTGTTCGACGGGAAGGGCGACGATACATTCACGCAGATCCCGCAATTCGCCTGGTTGTTGAAGGGCGTCAAACTCTACAAGCCGCGGCTCGATGCCAGCATGCCGGGCGGATCTGGCGGGCACAGCGTTGCCAACGAAGCAACGCGCGAATGGGGCGAGAACCCGTGGGACGGCGCCGTCACCTGGGCGCTGGGCTGGCATCAGGGCGCGAACAACATCCGCGTCGGCGGTGTCGGCATGCCGGTGGCCTCGATCGACATGCCGGCATTCATGGACGCCGCCAACGTCGCCGAAGCGAACGGGTGGAAATTCGGCGGACAGGTGACGACAGCCGACAGCAAATGGGACGTGCTCAAGGCAATCTGTCAGGCGGGCGGTGGCGAACCGATCAGAAGCGGCGCGCTGCTCTCGTGCATCGTCAATACGCCGCGCATTCCGATTGCGACGATCACGCGCGCCGACGTGATCGGCGAGGTTTCGATCCGCACCGCGCAAACGCGGCGGGAGCGCCCGAACGGGATGATCCCGCGCTACCGCTCGGAAGATCATTTCTGGGAAGTCGTCCCGGCGAGCGTTGTCCGGAACGTGACATATCTTGCCGAGGACGGCGCGGCACGCACGCGGGAGCTTCCACTCCCGCTGGTCCAATGCACGGCCGGCGAGGATCCGACGCAGGCCGCCCAACTGACCGCATATGCGGTCGCCAACGCGCGCGAAGCAGGTCCGATCGTCATTCCGCTCAAGCTTCGCTGGTTCGGCTTCAAGACTGGGGACTGTTTGACGATAGACAGCGGCTATTCCGAGATGGGGTGGCTTGCCGGAAAGAATGTGGTCGTCCTCAGGCGGCAGCTCGACCCGGCAACGGGCGGCGTGACGCTGACGGTACGCACCGAAACCGACAGCAAACACCCCTGGGCCCTCGGACAGACGGGTGTCGCGGCGCCCACCACCGGAGTGCCCGAGCTTCCCGATCCGACGGCGCCGGAACCGGGCGAATGGTCGCTGCTGGGAACCGGGATCGCCGGCGACGGAAGTGCCATTCCTGCGCTCAAATTCTTCGGAGCGGTGGATGGCGGTGTCGCAAGAACGATCATCTTCGAATATTTTCAAGGCGACGAGCCGCCTTCCGATCCCGATAACTGGGTGCCGGCGGCGCAGCTGGGCGGCGCCACCACCAGCTTCACCCTGACCAGTGTCGGCGCCGGGCTCAGCTATATGGGCGCGGTCCGCTACGTCTATGAAACCGGTACGAGCGATCGCCTGGTGCTTGGCCCGGTAGTCACCGGCACCGATGCGAACGTTCTGCAGGCACTGATCGTCGACAGCTGGACCACCGGGCTCTCGCTGTCGGCCACCGATGCCGGGACCGACGCGACCATCACGGTGAGCGCGCATCAGCGCAGCTATCTCGATCGCGGACCGATCGACGTCGATGCCGGCAGCGTATCGGGCCTTGCCTATGAGACGCAATATTTCATCTGCTACGACGACGCGGCGCGGGCGGGCGGGTCGGTCTCCTATCTGGCGGTCACCGACATCGCGGATGCCGGCCCTACCAGCGCCCATCCGGGCCGGCATTATGTCGGCTCCGTCAGCACCCCCGCCAGCGGCGGCGATCCCATTGACGGCGGCGGCGGCCCGCCGCCGTGGAAAACCGACCCGGCCCTCTAG
- a CDS encoding HK97-gp10 family putative phage morphogenesis protein produces the protein MANDTVRVHGFAELDRALDVVGQTLFPMTVARALKAGAQVIVDEEKRLVPKRTGQLRDSIVADMEPTNSPEWKHGAFEVDGMTIYIGPTLHKGWYGYMVEMGLGKGGPHPFVRPAVDNKGKEAIGVVASELGATLVRVLKTV, from the coding sequence ATGGCGAATGACACGGTGCGCGTTCACGGCTTCGCCGAGCTGGACCGGGCCCTGGACGTCGTGGGACAGACGCTGTTTCCGATGACGGTCGCCAGGGCGCTGAAAGCGGGCGCGCAGGTCATCGTCGACGAGGAAAAGCGTCTGGTTCCGAAAAGAACCGGGCAGCTCCGCGACAGCATCGTCGCCGATATGGAACCGACCAACAGCCCCGAATGGAAGCATGGCGCGTTCGAGGTCGACGGGATGACGATCTATATCGGCCCGACGCTGCACAAGGGCTGGTACGGCTATATGGTTGAGATGGGGCTCGGCAAAGGCGGCCCGCATCCGTTCGTCAGGCCGGCGGTGGACAACAAGGGCAAGGAAGCGATCGGCGTGGTCGCTTCCGAGCTTGGCGCAACGCTCGTGCGCGTTCTGAAGACCGTCTAG
- a CDS encoding phage major capsid protein, which produces MKNHSRAALLAAGAAVVRTPRAVCATPRADATDPKEIVAQIQQAFAAFKETNESELKSKVDDTLFGEKMGEINTSITDLTAALEKAQADIAAGKVGGAGDDISAEAREHAGVYNSWFRKGTEPESMRDLEVKAGLTTQSDPDGGYLVPEQMEDTIDRVLGTVSAIRSISRVVSVSASEYKKLVNMGGAGAGWVDEKDERPETATPILRQITINSGELYANPAATQTMLDDARFDIAQWLADEVSIEFAEAEGAAFVNGNGNKKPRGFLQYDTVANDSYAWGKLGFVKTGAAAAFATEDPTDALLDLYYALRSGYRNGATFVTSDAVMGTIRKFKDGQGNYIWAPPTGVDMPATILGKPVVTDDNMPALGAGNFPVAFGNFQRGYLITDRFGVRTLRDPYTNKPFVHFYSTKRVGGGVSNFEAIKLLKCST; this is translated from the coding sequence ATGAAGAATCATTCCCGCGCCGCGCTGCTCGCGGCCGGCGCCGCTGTCGTGCGCACGCCGCGTGCCGTCTGTGCGACGCCGCGTGCCGATGCGACCGATCCGAAGGAAATCGTCGCGCAGATCCAGCAGGCGTTCGCCGCCTTCAAGGAAACCAACGAAAGCGAGCTCAAGAGCAAGGTCGACGACACCCTGTTCGGCGAGAAGATGGGCGAGATCAACACCAGCATCACCGATCTGACGGCCGCGCTGGAAAAGGCGCAGGCCGATATCGCCGCGGGCAAGGTCGGCGGCGCCGGCGACGACATCTCGGCCGAGGCGCGCGAACATGCCGGCGTGTACAACAGCTGGTTTCGCAAGGGCACCGAACCGGAAAGCATGCGCGACCTCGAGGTCAAGGCCGGGCTGACGACCCAGTCCGACCCCGATGGCGGCTATCTCGTACCCGAACAGATGGAAGACACCATCGACCGTGTGCTCGGCACCGTTTCGGCGATCCGCAGCATTTCGCGCGTGGTGTCGGTGTCCGCTTCGGAATACAAGAAGCTGGTCAATATGGGCGGCGCGGGCGCCGGCTGGGTCGACGAGAAGGACGAACGCCCGGAAACCGCAACGCCGATCCTGCGCCAGATCACGATCAACAGCGGCGAGCTTTACGCCAACCCGGCGGCGACGCAGACGATGCTCGACGATGCGCGGTTCGATATCGCGCAGTGGCTGGCGGACGAAGTCTCGATCGAATTCGCCGAAGCCGAAGGCGCGGCGTTCGTCAACGGCAACGGCAACAAGAAGCCCCGCGGCTTCCTGCAGTACGATACCGTCGCGAACGACAGCTATGCCTGGGGCAAGCTCGGCTTCGTGAAGACCGGCGCGGCCGCCGCTTTCGCCACCGAAGACCCGACCGACGCGCTGCTCGATCTCTATTATGCGCTGCGCTCCGGCTATCGCAATGGCGCGACGTTCGTCACGTCGGACGCGGTGATGGGCACGATCCGCAAGTTCAAGGACGGGCAGGGCAACTATATCTGGGCGCCGCCGACGGGTGTCGACATGCCGGCTACCATCCTCGGCAAACCCGTGGTCACCGACGACAATATGCCGGCGCTCGGCGCGGGGAACTTCCCGGTCGCGTTCGGCAATTTCCAGCGCGGCTATCTGATCACCGACCGGTTCGGCGTCCGCACGCTGCGCGACCCCTATACGAACAAGCCGTTCGTACACTTTTACTCGACCAAGCGCGTCGGCGGCGGTGTCTCCAACTTCGAGGCGATCAAGCTGCTCAAGTGCAGCACCTAG
- a CDS encoding head maturation protease, ClpP-related, which yields MKTTQRRIVNAKARPGALPMPAMRDVSALTKSSVLDRWSEDAAGIRAVAAGDNVITMFDMIGEDFWTGGGITAKRVSAQLRAIGDRPVEVQINSFGGDMFEGIAIYNVLREHPQEITVKVMGMAASAASIIAMAGDRIEIGAASFIMIHNCWVLAIGNRHDMAETAEWLAPFDTAMRDVYAARTSQSADAIAGWMDAETFMSGSQAIERGFADALLPADQVTDDPEAKASDRKVNDLRAMELQLVAAGCTRTEARAKINRIKGEGTPGAADPDTPTPGAGDPQLAGALAVLLSTIRS from the coding sequence ATGAAGACGACGCAGCGGCGAATCGTCAACGCTAAGGCGCGCCCCGGCGCTTTGCCGATGCCGGCGATGCGCGACGTTTCCGCGCTCACCAAATCGTCGGTACTCGACCGGTGGAGCGAAGATGCGGCGGGCATTCGCGCGGTCGCCGCCGGAGACAACGTCATCACCATGTTCGACATGATCGGCGAGGACTTCTGGACCGGTGGCGGCATCACCGCCAAGCGCGTCTCGGCGCAGCTACGCGCGATCGGCGATCGGCCGGTCGAAGTGCAGATCAACAGCTTCGGCGGCGACATGTTCGAAGGCATCGCGATCTACAATGTGCTGCGCGAGCATCCGCAGGAAATCACAGTCAAGGTGATGGGCATGGCCGCGTCGGCCGCATCGATCATCGCCATGGCGGGCGACCGTATCGAGATCGGCGCCGCTTCGTTCATCATGATCCACAATTGCTGGGTGCTGGCGATCGGAAACCGGCACGACATGGCCGAGACGGCTGAATGGCTGGCGCCGTTCGATACGGCGATGCGCGACGTCTATGCCGCGCGAACCAGTCAGTCCGCCGATGCGATCGCGGGCTGGATGGACGCCGAAACCTTCATGTCCGGAAGCCAGGCGATCGAGCGCGGATTCGCCGATGCGCTGTTGCCGGCGGACCAGGTCACCGACGATCCCGAAGCGAAGGCGAGCGATCGCAAGGTCAACGATCTGCGCGCGATGGAGCTGCAGCTCGTCGCCGCGGGATGCACGCGCACCGAAGCGCGCGCGAAGATCAACCGCATCAAGGGTGAAGGCACGCCGGGCGCTGCCGATCCCGACACCCCCACGCCGGGCGCTGGGGATCCGCAACTGGCCGGCGCGCTTGCCGTCCTCCTCAGCACAATCCGCTCATAG